TACATCAACATGTGCTTATGCAGATTAATCTGCTTTAATCTGATGGTAGACATATATTGTACCTATTAGACATTATTCACTACCTATCATCTATTCATTTACTATCTTCTTAATTTTGACTAGAAAGtaaaatccaattagaaaatacCAAATACAGGCCAATTCCAAAGGGCTGGTTGATCCTTCAATATGcagagcatttaactgttcttctaccagctcttctagagcatggagtttctctgttgttaaaggccattgctgaacccatacaggcttgtctgtcaatcattttaaaggtagagctgttggtgtcttcaggagatcatcagttgttgtgccctgttcttgtacaatctggatggctggtgaccactcattagaataatatcttctaatatttctgtcAGAAACATGTGCttgtttatgatttgtttctgaggttgtaggatgttaatctgagtattccattgttgcaagaGGTCTCAAGCCCACAGGTTCATTGCTATGGTAGCCACCTatggttttcattttcctctctgtccttctgcacCTATACATTGGaaccatcttgcactctgtttcacttgagataatgttgcaattcctaacagttgaatgcttacctcctgaagaggccaagttggatgccaaatttctggtgcaattatggtcatGTCAGCACCTATGTCTACCAGGCCAGACTACAAAAcaccattcatttttattgttaattttggtctttgttcatttatacaaGTTTCACAaacaattttctttatgttttctcctgaattttctgttctctctgtctcagttgTTCCATTACTCTGAGTAGCcaggtttattccaataggcatttggttatttaattgctctgagtagggggtTCCTCTATCACTTCAGGAAAgttctgaactggatttgctaagGGTGTCTGCCTAAGGCTCCTCTCAGAGTTtaccaaagactgaggcaaagtattaccttgcttgtcccttgttgatctacattccttggtccagtgttttcccttaccacaccttctgcatactccagaaggcagACGCATTCTGTtaccattgttccttgaagaaacattgtttctaggaatgccttgtttacagtctcttttcaaatgtccttcaTTTTCACATCCAAAagatctgacattcctcaaacctcttgaaatggCTTCTCCTAGCCAcatatcatggtcatgagcctcaacattaactgtgtctctaatccattcttccaagggtgcatatcttgcctttaatggcctgattattctcttgcatgctgcatttgccttctcaaaagacaaagattcaattattatctgataAGCTTCTGCATCGGGACCATTCTccttactgctgaagtcagtctttgtaagaaatctgtgaaagattcctTTGGGCCCTGTATAAGCTTTGTACATGACTCAGCtatttttcctggttcctcatctcatgcattcaaggctgccattcaacatagaattaaggtttggatatcatataaacattgtttttgtactactgcagcatattggccttctccaaaaAACTGATTCTGGAAGACTTGTATACCTTTATTTATACATGGTTTTGCTATGTTTTTAGattcctctttgaaccacatttaCCACTGGAGCTGTTGTCCGGTTTCTAGAACAgcatgtgccagctcctgccagtcctgtggtataatcctattgtGAGTTGACCAGGAATTTTACATTTGCCTtgcatatggggaatgcatgccaaaGATACTATGAACATCTACTTTCGTCACATCTCTCTATATACACATCACATGAAAATGTCACACTAAATCCCATTATGTTGTGCACTAATTTAAAAACGAACAATAATCAATAGAAAGAAAGCATTAAAGCTGATTGCTGTGATCAATACAGATTCAGTTTTGAAACatgaattttctcattttcatatgaACATCTACTCCCATCACATCTGTCTATATCCACATCTTACACAATTTTAGGCAGCTCATCACAGAACTAGTAGGCCATGCATGtgttaaatgttgatttttaaatattccacaagATCCAGAGAACGCCAGTTCTGTATACCTCATCTCCAGTACTAAGTAACATCTAGCATCCTCCACACCAAGTAATTGCCCCATATTTGTGCTGCTTGCTCTGCAGTACACATCATCTAAAGGTGTTTCCTCAGCCCACAATCATCAACAAGCTCTCCCACTGGCAACACATATTCTAGGATGCAGCCAAAATATATGAGTATGACAATGGGATAAGAACAGCTTACACATTGAACACAGGCTTTATCCCACTTACTAATGGTTTCTAAGCTACTGAACACAGTGCTTCTTTGGAGTCACTGCTAGGTTCTAATATAAGCagaaatgaatagataatgaaggaTAAAGTTGAAGAAATATGTCATCAGTAGGAACTGACTTCTGAGAAGTAGTTCATGTTTCATAACTCaaatactcaactttatttcTCATGGAGAATGATGACATGGGCATTTCTGGACACAGTATAAGAGTAGGAATTTCTGGATTTGACCAAATTATTGGAGCAACACACAATGGAGAACAGGGATAATGGTTGGGTATTTGGTCTCTATGACTGTTGTAGCATGGGACATACTGCTCTCACTCTATGAATGGTGGATGCCATACACATGAGACTGAGGCTCTCTCATTTGCACTTGGGAATAGAATACACAGTGCATCCACATGAACTCTGATTGTCATGGGTCATTTCAAATCTTTACCTTCACAGTCTGCTGAGATCATTTCTAATGGTGTTCAAACAAAAACTCATTGGCACTCTCCTGGGACCATTCTGCCCAACATTGCTTTCTCCCATGGACCTCAATATCCAGGGATTTGAGTTGATGTCATAGGACCTCAGGCTGAGATGTCTTCAGATATATTTTGCAAAAAATGATTTACCTCTGTGGTAGACCTCATCTGCAGAGCCCTAGGACAGAGACTGCTTGTCATTTCTCAAGGGTAGTGGAGTGATCTGGAAAACATAGCATCTCATCCACATAAATGGCCTTTCCAGTGGGCAGCATACATAAAAGCAGATGTGTATACATGGGTATCCATTTGATAAACTGCTCTGCATCCACAATCCACACTATCAACTTAGTGATTTGGAGGCAGAACCTGATGCTCCGTTTGAATTTCTTCTTCTGGTTCATGAACATCCCCCTCTTCATGTCCAGTTTCACTCATCCCAAGTGTTTTTGGAGAATGAAAGAGAATGAAGACAAGCATGAAGATGGGGtgaaaagttttttatttttccttgaggCACTTCAAAGACCCACGAAAAAAGagaattttggttttgttctggaTACGCCGtaagtgtttttcatttttcatgtaaATGCCATGATATATAATGTATGATAGGGGTGTGAATGGGCAGAGCAATCCTATGAACTTCTATCCTTTTCTCCCAATCTTATCACCAAAAATggatacaaaatatattttgatttttaataaccACTAATTTCCCACTATCAAACAGTGAGGCATTAATTTTTCTTCCAATTAGCTTCTATTTACAAGGCTGAAAGCAAAGTTAAAGCAGCATTCTTTACTTTGGTCTATCATAGTCAGCCTTCCTTTTCACAGGTTCCATTGTGAGGTATCCAGTGGAGTCCTAGGACAAGAAACTCCAGACTACTACAATGAGTTCAGTAGTCACAAGGTGCATTCAAATCTCTTCCAGAGTCTGCTAATGTCACATGTATCAGTGTGTGACTCCTAGTGCAGATGTAGTGTCTCTAATATTTGTGCCACTCCTTACTGGGGAGAGTATCCATGTAGCCATTTAGTTCAGCTTTCAGGTACTCTGCATGTGATCACTCCACACCTCTGAAGCTGTGAGGAAAAAGATGTATGAGGTCTATCTACTGTGAGGTCCTTGGGTGTGTCCTTTGTCCTTCCCTCACTTGAACACATGCACAGTCACAGGCTTTTAGGGATTACAAAGACCAGGTCTATCCATATCTTCAAAGTAAAAAAGGAATGTCTGCATTTCAaatgttgtgttttctttatgaaaacaCTAGGACATCACTTACAGTGGTGACTGCTTACTCCCCTTCTCACTTGCTATAGTGGCAGGAGCTACCTGTGGTAGCTATCAACGTTTGAGAACTGGGGTGGAGAGGCTACACACTGGGTCATCTCTGCTACTGTAAAATATGTAGGTGTCTGATGTATTTAAGTCTACATATTTTATTCTCTGATAGTTACATTATATTTACCTCTGTATCTCTTTCAGTAATCTTACTAAGTATGACTGCATATTTTACCAATGTGGAcactacacacattttttttctgagaattgcTGGCAGTTGTTGCTCAATCACATCACCTAGGTCATTCTGTAATCTCAAGTAATCATCATTTCTTAAAGTTGTAtgtgtgcagaattttgtttgttAGTTGAGTAATTCTAAGCCATTGATATAAAACCCTGTTTGTGCCAGTATTGTGGAGGGTTTGCTGTTTTTCACTGAAGTCAGGTATGATGATGTCACCAACATTATTCTTTTAGGTCAGAACTGCTATACCCATCAATGGTATTTTGTTTATCATATGAATTtcacctctctttttctctttatacaaAGAATGGCAATAAATGTCTGTAGGAGTCAACTCTAAGTCTCTAGATTAATTGTTTAATATAGTTATTTTCACAGTATTGAGTATTTCAATTTATAGATATGAAAGATTTCCCCATCTTCTAATGACATACTTAATTTCcacattattttaaacttttcatcATCGATGTCCTTCACTTTTTATTAAGTTTATTCCACAATATTTCTGAGGCAATTGTgaataaggttttcttttttaaaattatttaatttttattattttatgtacattggtactttgcctacatatatgtatgtgtaagggtgtcagatcccctggaacaggaggtGCAGAGAGTTCAGAGCTCccatgtgaatgctggaaattgaatccaggtcctctgtaagagcatccagtgctcttgacctctgatcccagatttcttctcctttttatcctctctgcctgccagccttgtctacctttctccttcctaGCTACTGGTcattcagcactttattagaccaaccaggtgttttagacaggcatagtaacacagcttcaagagttaaacaaatgcaacataaaattacgcaacacaactttgcatcattaaaacaaatgttctctagcataaataaatgtaacacatcccccaaataatattccataagaGAAGTGTCTTTTCTTCAAGGAAAGAAACTTTGGCTTCTTGCCAAAGAACCCTAACTACGACATCTTTTAAGATTTTGTACCATCCTCATTCTCAGAATGGATGATATGGATGCCCTTATTTGTTCCTTCTTTTAGCAGAAATAGCtatgtttctttctgtttattacaTTGTTGGCTCCTTGTCATAAATATTATTACAGTGTTGGAATATACTTTAGTTTGCTTTGTTGCTGTTATAAATCACTGATCAAAAGAAAGTAGTAGAGgagatgttttattttgcttcctgtcctgattacagtccatcactgaagaaagacaGGTCAGAAATTTAAGCAGGAACTATGGAGGAACATTGCCTACTGGCTTCTTCTCCATGACTCGATCAACTTTCTGTCTTGTACAGTCTTGGTCTATATGACCAGGGATGGTTTGGACCATAATGAGCTGTGCTGTAGGAATCAAGGTGCCAATCCCCAGCCCCTATTCATGGTCCTTTGAGAAAATGCTACTCAAGGGCTAGGGAAGTGTGAAACATATGTATAATAACTTTACACACCAGGGCAGATGCTCATCATTCTATGTGCTCTTTAttattgtgttttttctttcttccatctttatTCTCCTACCTGCTTTGAAAGGTAAAAATctcttttctccagtggagtgtcacTGAGAATATTATTAGATACACTTTAGGACCAGTCCTGTGCACAAGAGTAGTTTGATAACACAAAATGGAcagaatggtatttttgtagactttttgtcttattttgtctCCCTTgtgctttttttgtctttttctttttcatatttattattatatttttatttatttatttttttgattttacTTTCCACCCAAAACTTCCCTTCCATGCCCTCTTCCCAATTCCCCCTCCTTTGTTTTCCCAGGCCTCGTCATCCACTCTCCTTCTACTGTTTATGTTTAGGTACAGGCAGGCATCCCATGAATATCCCAAGCCATGGTTTATCAAGCTGCAGTGAGACCTGGTAACCCTCCTCCACCAAGGTTGGatccagcaggaggaaagggtcaTCATTGAAGGCCACAAAGTCAGAGATATCTGCTCACACTCTCAGTGCTAGGAGTCCTACATGAAGACCAAGTTACATAATTGTAACCTATAGGCAGAgagtctaggtcagtcccatgtaggctccctggttgtctgttcagtctctgtaagccttctgagcccaggttaatttattctgtgggttttcttctggTATCCTTGACATCACTGAGgcctacaatccttcctttcgaccttctgcaggattccccatgCTCTGCTAATGTTTGGCTgttacaatttgtcctgcctacaagatatgttGGGGTAAAGATGGTGCAGAAATTGTCAGAGTTACCACCTGATGACTGGCACAGCTGGAGACCCATGTTCTGAGAGGGAGTTCCCCCATATGAGCCAGGACTCAGAAGTgggatatcccagagacctaggatagaaccaaacatgaatgcCAAAAAAGTCAATAAATTATTGATATTATTCTGTTGTACTCATAAATTGATGTCTAGTCCAATTGTTTTAAGAGAGCCTTCATCAAGCAATTTATGGAAACAGATGTCCAATTgttttttgaagtttattttgattttcattttttttttgcagagctgaggactgaacccagggccttgcacttgcttaGAGTTCTACCACTGATATAAATCCCCAAACGCTTTTgcatttttatgcatttttattctattcttaGTTTTGTGACAACCACTCTCATTAacactttagttttttttttttttcaagctccCAAGCATCTCGTGTTTTTCCAACCTTAAAAACCTGGGGAATTTGTCAAGCTATATCTGGAAAGACATGAAATGCATGATAGTGCTTGTATTAACTACAAAGAATTCATCTAGAGAGCCTTATTCATACTGAACCCTGTGCCCTTTTTTTTCAGAATGCCAACTCCAAACTACCAGTTTATTCTGCCTATTGCTTTTGCTGTGGAAGAAATCAACAGGAGTCTATATCTTCTACCAAATGTGTCACTCAATTTTCACTTCCTCCATAACAATTTTCCTGGTAAACAGGTACATCATATTTTCATAGACTATATTGCAGCAATGCACATTCCTCTCCTTAACTACATCTGTGAAGATCTGACCAAATGTGAAGTAGTAATTACAGGACCAATATTATCAACATCTCTGAAGGTGACTCCAATTCTAAAGATCTCCAAATATATACAGGTAAGGTTGTTTGAGTGGGAAAGAATTGAATTTTTCTCCTTAGTTGGGATAGCCTGATGCTAAGGAGGATATGAGAGGGAGATTGGCTTCACTTTCAAGTAAATCAGTTTCACGTGTGATTAATCAGGCCCTCAATGGAACATTCCCAATTCATTAGTTGATATATAAATGAGAAGAGGAACTTGCAGTCAAGGTGATTTTCCTTGAACAAATTgtagaaatttgatttttttcaggatTCCAACAATGTAGTGTAACTGTAGTAATAGGGAAAAATTGTCTTCCTGTCATTTCAAACTGGTGTTTCATCCCCTCACAGCTTCCATTGAGATTTCTGATAATCCTCTACCTCATGCTGCTCCCTATGTTTTATGTCCTTCAGCTCACCTATGGACCTTTCCATTCTATCCTGAGTGATCATGAACAATTTCCCAATCTGTATCAGATGGCCCCCAAGGACACAGCTCTGGCACTGGCCATGGTCTCTTTGATAATTCACTTCAACTGGAACTGGGTTGGGCTGACCATCTCAGATGATGACCAGGGTCTCCAATTTCTTTCAGATCTGAGAGGAGAAAGTAGAGTCCAAAGAGTCTGTTTAGCCTTTGTGATGGTGATCCCATTCAACATTGAGTTATACATGTCAAGAGCTAAAGTGTATAAAAACCAAATTGAGACATCATCCACAAATGTTGTTATCATTTATGGTGATACAGACAGTACTCTAGCTGTGTGCTTTAGAATGTGGATATCACAGGATATACAGAGAATATGGGTCACCACCTCACAGTGGGATTTCATTACAAGTAAGAGAAACTTCACCCTTGACTCATTCTATGGGACTCTTGCttttgcacaccaccatgctgagatttctggttttaaaaattttgttaagACAATGAACCCAGCCAAATACACAGACATGTTCCTGGCAGGACTGGGGTGGATGTACTTTAGCTGTGAAGCCTCAGCATCTAACTGTAAGACATTGGAAAATTGTTCATCTAATGTCTCACTGGAATGGTTAATGCTACAGAGTTTTGACACGGCCTTTAGTGATGATACTTATGATATATACAATGCTGTGTATGCTATGGCCCATGCTGTCCATGAAATGCTTCTTCAATATGTAGAAAACCAGCCAATCAACACCGTGAGAGCACTAGATTCTGGCTGCTCACAGGTACTGTATCTTCCAATGGATGGTACTTGGTGTCatcaatgccatattctttaaGAGTTTCTCGCTTGCTGAAACCAATATTTGTCTTATATGTGATGGTCACTATAACGGATAGTTTGCGTAAGTGTATTCACGTGATTCTGATACCACTGTAAGCTCTGTGGACCTTATCCCTCTTGATTATCGGAGAGCAATCACAGGAAATAGTGCTGAGATTCAGTTCAATAcctacctgtgtgcctgtgtgtgtgagtatatttgTGTCTGATTGTCTTTATGTctttgtgtctatgtatgtgtttgtgtctttatGGGTGTCTAAATGCACTTCTGTGCCTTTGGATGTGTATGTATAGATGTGcttctgtgtatgtataaatgtctCTCTCCTGTGTTTGTAACTGTGTATATGAGCATATATATTTGTTGTGTGTACGTATGTCTCTTTGTGAATGTTTTTAtcagtgtgtttctctgtgtgttttgtgtctttatgtgcctgtgtgtctctgtatttgtgtCTGTATCTGATTGCTTATGTCTATCTGTAGGTGTGtgctagtgtgtatgtgtgtggttgtattatgtgtgcctctgcatgggtatttgtgtggatttgtgtgtgtgtgtgtgtgtgtatgtgtgtgtgtttgtaggtgtatgtgtatatggtgcGTGTTTATATTTTGGGgttgtgtatatatctgtgtttgtgtttgattGCTTCCTCTGAGAGAACTAAAATCATATGAACAGAATGATTTCATTTATTCACATGCTTTCATTGAGTTTCTCCCTTGGGCACCTTCAATAAAGTTGCCTTGGGATGAAATCAGAACAGATTTTCAGACTTATAATAAGGgaatatagatttaaaaagtTGCCTATCTTCTAGCTTCACCCATTTCTGAAGAATATGCACTTTATTAATCCTGTTGGAGATGTAATAAAtatgaatcagaaagaaaaactgcaagCAGAGTATGGCATTTACCACATTTGTAATTTCCCCCATGGTGTTGGACTTAAGGTGAAAATAGGAGAGTTTAAGCCATATTTTCCACATGGTGAACAGCTCCATTTATATGAAGACATGATAAAGTGGACCACAGGAACTAGACAGGTGAGTCTGACCAAAATGTACTGATGCACACCTTACAGCTGTAACCAGTGTCAAGTGGGGCCATTTGGGTTTGCCTGTGACTTAGTGAAATTAGAAGGATGGTCATGTAAAGACTCCATTTTAAACTACTATATGATGTTtctccatttcagtttttaaaaaacatgatttTTAGATAATTTTTTGAAACTTTAAGCCACACATATGATACAGTTTTATCATTTCAGAAACTCTCtgatttataaacaatataaactAGATGAACAATGTTTGATATTATTCCCAGTAAAGTTATCAATATTCCCTTGGTACCATTCTGATTGCTGCCCattgcctttcttctcttctgttgaCTCTCTCATCTGCATGCTGAAAAGACTGAAGCTAATTGTAAGGAAAGATTTGGAACTAGGAACAGTTATGCAAGTCACtaatttatattctataattttagtGAAGCACTTTTACCAGGAGGTCCTAGATTCCCGATTTCTCTAACAACACATCACATTTTCATGGACCACCttagatattttattaattataacttaaaGTTATTAAGTTATATAATAACATAAAGttattaattataacttaaaaatattaagaaatcaaGAACTGAATACAAATTTGAGCCTAAGTGTAGGAGTGGGGGATTGAACAACATGTATGAGagattgctgagccacctctccagccctgaatcaTAACTTCTAAAGGAATCCTTCATTAGAAGTGCATTTCTTTGCACCTAAGTTCTTGCATATCttattcaaacaaacaaagaaatgaacaatgaaatttttaaaaaaaagatttgtattgTTTCCTTAACTGGTTGGAGAGGTACTCAGAGTCATCATAATTTGGCTTTGagaaaatttgtaaataaaatatcccATTATGTGTCCCCAGATATATTATAGATATTGATTCTGATGTGTCTGGTTTTATAGTATCTGAACTACATTGCCTACTAGAATGTTGTGTGTTGGATTTGAAAGGGGTTTACTTCCAGACAGTGTGCAAACTTAATTTGAAGTGATAATTTCAAGTTGCTCAAATAGAGTTGAATCAAGAGTTAATATTCTAttttcacagtgatgagaaaattatgctcagaaaacagagcaaatagGATGACTTTTTTGCTACTGGCCTGTTCCACTAGATCAGAGGCAAGCAATGGAATCACAAGCCTGATTCTATCAGGCCTAACTTGAACATTGCAAAATCATCAACCAAAAGGGTAGGCAGGACTAAAATCAACCCAATATGTACTATGTTCTAGATATGCAAATCGTAATGCAGATATGAAACTTGCCAACAGTGAGGCAGCATGACTCCAAATGATACAATAATAGGCTTATCTGACAGTGAACTCAATGACATAGTAAACAAAGACTGCAAAGAATAATTGTAAGGATGTTCAAAAAATCAacgagaaaataaaaaaatcacctcTAAGGGCAATCCAATTAGATCACAAATACTTCAAATAATAAGGAATAGAGTGAAGATGTGACAAAAATTCAACAAAGGTACAATGACAATGAAGAATTCTCAATAACATcctgaaaatgaaagacaaaacaatTCAAATAACATACTGTATAAACCTATAAAACTTCTTACTCAGAGAATATCTCAAGTAGAAGACAGGCTATTGAGACTTGAAAAAAGACAGGTGAATTATAATTCAAACTATGCCAAAGAGAAAACAATCAGGAAGGATGAAAAAACACAAGAGACTTAGGGGACATCAACAAAAGACCAAATTAAGAAAGCACAGGCACAAGAGGAGGACAACATGTGAAAGGACCAAAGGTATTTCTAATAAAATGACAGGCAAAATTTTACCAAATGCTGGGGTAGTTATGGGCATCCAGTTAGAGGAGGCAGTCAGAAGCCCTAACAGACAGGTTCAGAAAAggatattttgaattttgaatattaCTTAAAATCTGAATTAGGcagaataaagaggaaatttaGGTTACAATAGAGAAGATCAGTTTCATTGAAAGTCCCCATCATAATCACAGTACCTTTATTCATAGACACTTTAAAAGGAGGGAGTATCAATTATGTTTTTAACACAGAGACAAAATTTCCAACTtcaactactatacccagcaaagctatcCTTCATAATTTCTGGAAGATAGAAAAACTTGTAATCATGAACACAAACTGCAGGAATATATAGCTACTGGAACATCACAAAG
The nucleotide sequence above comes from Peromyscus maniculatus bairdii isolate BWxNUB_F1_BW_parent chromosome 1, HU_Pman_BW_mat_3.1, whole genome shotgun sequence. Encoded proteins:
- the LOC102914736 gene encoding vomeronasal type-2 receptor 116-like, with protein sequence MHIPLLNYICEDLTKCEVVITGPILSTSLKVTPILKISKYIQLTYGPFHSILSDHEQFPNLYQMAPKDTALALAMVSLIIHFNWNWVGLTISDDDQGLQFLSDLRGESRVQRVCLAFVMVIPFNIELYMSRAKVYKNQIETSSTNVVIIYGDTDSTLAVCFRMWISQDIQRIWVTTSQWDFITSKRNFTLDSFYGTLAFAHHHAEISGFKNFVKTMNPAKYTDMFLAGLGWMYFSCEASASNCKTLENCSSNVSLEWLMLQSFDTAFSDDTYDIYNAVYAMAHAVHEMLLQYVENQPINTVRALDSGCSQLHPFLKNMHFINPVGDVINMNQKEKLQAEYGIYHICNFPHGVGLKVKIGEFKPYFPHGEQLHLYEDMIKWTTGTRQMPSAVCSVDCHPGFRKFHQEGMAACCFDCTPCPANEISNETDMDQCMKCPEDQYANAEQNHCLYKDVTFLAFDDPLGMTLSCMALCLFTFTILVLGIFVKHQDTPIVRANNLTLSYILLISLIFCFLCSLLFIGHPNSATCMLQQITYGVSFTVAVSTVLAKTITVVLAFKVTTPGRRMKWLLVSGAPTYIIPICIIIQIILCAFWLGVSPPSVDIDAHSEHGHIIIVCNKGSVTAFYSVLGYLGSLSLGSFTVAFLARNLPDTFNEAKLLTFSMLLFCSVWVTFLPVYHSTKGKVMVAVEVFSILASSAGLLGCIFVPKCYIILIRPERNSLQKLREKTFSRTHIS